From one Catharus ustulatus isolate bCatUst1 chromosome 1, bCatUst1.pri.v2, whole genome shotgun sequence genomic stretch:
- the LOC116996381 gene encoding feather keratin B-4-like, producing MACYDLCRPCGPTPLANSCNEPCALQCQDSRVIINPSPVLVTLPGPIMTSFPQNTAVGSTSSAAVGTELSVQGQPISGGFGGFGGFGYGRGSGYGLGCGYGLGGLGCYGRRGGYNC from the coding sequence ATGGCCTGCTACGACCTCTGCCGACCCTGCGGacccaccccgctggccaacagctgcaacgaaccctgtgccctgcaatgccaggaCTCTCGTGTCATCATCaacccttcccctgtgctggtcaccctgccaggacccatcatgacctccttcccccagaacaccgcCGTCGGATCCACCTCCTCGGCTGCCGTGGGCACTGAGCtcagtgtgcagggacagcccatctCGGGTGGATTTGGTGGCTTTGGTGGCTTTGGCTATGGTCGTGGATCTGGCtatgggctgggctgtggctaTGGGCTGGGAGGCCTGGGCTGCTATGGCAGAAGGGGTGGCTACAACTGCTAA
- the LOC116996329 gene encoding feather beta keratin-like: MACYDLCRPCGPTPLANSCNEPCALQCQDSRVIINPSPVLVTLPGPIMTSFPQNTAVGSTSSAAVGTELSVQGQPISGGFGGFGGFGYGRGFGYGLGYGYGLGGLGCYGRRGGYIC, from the coding sequence ATGGCCTGCTACGACCTCTGCCGTCCCTGCGGacccaccccgctggccaacagctgcaacgagccctgtgccctgcaatgccaggaCTCTCGTGTCATCATCaacccttcccctgtgctggtcaccctgccaggacccatcatgacctccttcccccagaacaccgcTGTCGGATCCACCTCCTCGGCTGCCGTGGGCACTGAGCtcagtgtgcagggacagcccatctCTGGTGGATTTGGTGGCTTTGGTGGCTTTGGCTATGGCCGTGGATTTGGCTATGGGCTGGGCTATGGTTATGGGCTGGGAGGCCTGGGCTGCTATGGCAGAAGGGGCGGCTACATCTGCTAA